From a single Plasmodium yoelii strain 17X genome assembly, chromosome: 9 genomic region:
- a CDS encoding EELM2 domain-containing protein, putative, with translation MEKGLTIVHNKIKRREIDKTKNKNINLIENYDIKNHKNGSYNNNDDKKINNKTTKNNNNNDSEIKNYPNNLENDSFCYECYHGGNLICCDNCIRSYHIYCVSESDKPQQNFNYWYCPLCKRNGVSFGIPLKKKKKIRTLSTLDNTQEKVKQKSEGTKYAGEINIGENYQVSNVSTFFLNSHSEKYDEVSKSELVYSPYLLERMKESFLCEGQYELVIKNDYELAIFIKELAKNWKCQLGWHPFTPEYAFKILHRVDYNPKRAIELLKSSDFNFLEICDPPIRKYENKWRPRDKRGQISDSPYPSSELLQSYIKRSINISVGEKKYGYYSNGKNKNYCEINKNNIIESSYPHERTRNALKKELEEDDESVDIDEIDEEVIDEIGKDEIEDYEDYV, from the exons atggaaaaaggACTTACTATAgttcataataaaataaaaagaagaGAAATAGATAAgaccaaaaataaaaatattaatttaatagaAAATTATGACATAAAAAATCATAAGAATggatcatataataataatgatgataaaaaaattaataacaaaactacaaaaaataataataataatgattcagaaataaaaaattatcctAATAATCTTGAAAATGACTCTTTTTGTTATGAATGTTATCATGGGGGAAATTTAATTTGCTGCGATAATTGTATCAGATCTTATCACATATAT TGTGTAAGCGAATCGGACAAACCCCaacaaaattttaattattggtATTGCCCCCTATGCAAGAGAAATG GTGTATCTTTTGGTATTCctctgaaaaaaaaaaaaaaaatacgaaCATTAAG tACACTAGACAATACTCAAGAAAAAGTGAAGCAGAAAAGTGAAGGAACTAAATATGCGGGAGAAATAAATATTGGAGAGAATTATCAAGTATCTAATGtttctacattttttttaaatagccATTCGGAAAAATATGACG AGGTCAGTAAATCAGAGTTAGTGTATTCACCATATTTGCTCGAAAGGATGAAAGAAAGTTTTTTGTGTGAAGGGCAATATGaattagtaataaaaaatgattatgagctagctatttttataaaagagTTAGCAAAAAATTGGAAATGTCAATTAGGATGGCATCCTTTTACTCCTGAATATGCATTCAAAATTTTACATCGTGTGGATTACAATCCTAAAAGAGCTATTGAACTTTTAAAAAGTTCTGATTTTAACTTTTTag aAATATGTGACCCACCAATAAGAAAGTATGAAAACAAATGGCGACCTAGAGACAAAAGGGGCCAAATATCAG ATTCTCCATATCCTTCATCGGAATTACTACAAAGCTACATAAAACGCTCGATAAATATTTCTGTgggtgaaaaaaaatatggctATTATTCAAATGGgaagaataaaaattattgtgaaataaataaaaataatataattgaaTCTAGTTACCCACATGAGCGAACAAGAAAtgcattaaaaaaagaacTTGAAGAAGATGATGAATCAGTAGATATAGATGAAATAGACGAAGAAGTTATTGATGAAATAGGAAAGGATGAAATTGAAGATTATGAAgattatgtataa
- a CDS encoding dolichol-phosphate mannosyltransferase, putative — MVIYFFLFILTCLKINMSYGSMYSIILPTYNEKNNVPYIIYMIIDELSKKKINYEIILVDDNSEDLTADIYKKLQLTFPNEKLLLLQREKKSGIGSAYIDALKIISGDYVIIMDADLSHHPKYIYEFIKKQKETNCDIVSGSRYNKDGGIFGWGFKRILISRVANFLSQFLLFINLTDLTGSFRLYKTDVLKEIIQNIQGKGFSFQMEVIVRAHKKGKKIEEVGYIFYNRLFGESKLASNDIFQYLFCLLRLFWTL; from the coding sequence AtggttatatatttttttctttttatattaacatgcttaaaaataaatatgagtTATGGATCAATGTATTCAATTATTTTACCAacttataatgaaaaaaacaatgtcccatatattatttatatgatcaTAGATGAAttatccaaaaaaaaaattaattatgaGATAATATTAGTAGATGATAATAGTGAAGATTTAACGGcagatatttataaaaaactaCAATTAACTTTTCCAAATGAAAagctattattattgcaaagagaaaaaaaaagtggtATAGGAAGTGCATATATAGATgctttaaaaataatatcaggtgattatgttattattatggATGCAGATTTATCGCATCAtccaaaatatatttatgaatttataaaaaaacaaaaagaaaCAAATTGTGATATAGTTTCTGGTAGTAGATATAATAAAGATGGAGGTATATTTGGATGGGGTTTTAAAAGAATTTTAATAAGTCGTGTAGCTAATTTCTtatcacaatttttattgtttattaatttaaCAGATTTAACAGGATCATTCAGATTATACAAAACTGATGTTCTTAAagaaattatacaaaatattcAAGGAAAAGGTTTTTCATTTCAAATGGAAGTAATTGTAAGAGCccataaaaaaggaaaaaaaattgaagaagttggttatatattttataatagaTTATTTGGTGAATCAAAATTAGCTTCAAACGATATTTTTCAGTATCTTTTTTGTCTTTTGCGTTTATTTTGGACACTTTAA
- a CDS encoding coproporphyrinogen-III oxidase, putative codes for MKDEQAPNEYFRNLWENLLKYEQNNICSLFESLDTVKFKEEIWNRRNGKGKKIGTGITKVLENGTVFEKCAVNFSTVFGTIDREAAKQMCVNQYNKEYINTTKICHSEDINHIISKVISTNHIKIINEKYKFYASGLSIIAHPVNPNAPSIHANFRFFQIFIRSGKKKPTQNNSNKNMPNINKYMLNNKINLNNNDNTQNNINKQNVKNKIGSNYKSVKHWFGGGCDLSPCYIFPELFINFHHSFKLVCDKYNHLFYKYFKIWCDLYFRIKHRNISRGIGGIFFDNLLDNTIKNKKLTKSGKSKGTQNTKNINENNCKCYSCNDIMDKSYKIIYYFIQECIITFRNSYFYILAETIHQKYDENMINWQRICRGRYAEFNLIYDRGTKFGLELNNYKTYRRRKKKYIENVPNYSPTNYIKDEIFDDQISDYMSDEHEKIDNVLASLPLKCEFLYKSKITKFSREYETLQILKHPKKWVDY; via the exons atgaaagatGAG CAAGCCCCGAATGAATATTTTCGGAATTTATGGGAAAActtattaaaatatgaacaaaacaATATATGCTCTTTATTTGAGTCATTAGATACAGTAAAATTTAAGGAAGAAATATGGAACCGTAGAAAtggaaaaggaaaaaaaataggaaCCGGAATAACTAAAGTTTTAGAAAATGGAACAGTATTTGAAAAATGTGCTGTTAATTTCTCAACAGTATTTGGTACAATAGATAGAGAAGCAGCCAAACAAATGTGTGTTAATCAATATAATaaggaatatattaataCTACAAAAATTTGTCATTCCGAAGACATAAACCATATTATATCCAAAGTTATTAGTACAAAtcacataaaaattataaatgaaaaatataaattttatgctTCAGGATTATCTATAATAGCACATCCAGTTAATCCAAACGCACCATCTATTCATGCAaattttcgattttttcaaatatttattaggtcaggaaaaaaaaaaccaacACAAAACAattctaataaaaatatgccaaacataaataaatatatgttaaataataaaataaatcttaataataatgataatacacaaaataatattaataaacaaaatgttaaaaataaaattggtAGTAATTATAAAAGTGTAAAACATTGGTTTGGAGGAGGTTGTGATTTAAGTCcatgttatatttttcctGAACTGTTCataaattttcatcattcTTTTAAACTTGTGTGtgataaatataatcatttattttataaatattttaaaatatggtgtgatttatattttcgaATAAAACATAGAAATATAAGTAGAGGGATTGGtggaatattttttgataatttattagataatactattaaaaataaaaaattaacaaaatcaGGAAAATCAAAAGGAACACAAAATaccaaaaatataaatgaaaataattgtaAATGTTATAGTTGTAATGATATTATGGATAAAAgttacaaaattatttattattttattcaagaatgtattataacatttagaaattcttatttttatattttagcAGAAACTATTCAtcaaaaatatgatgaaaatatgaTTAATTGGCAAAGAATATGTCGAGGAAGATATGCAGagtttaatttaatttatgatAGGGGAACAAAATTTGGGcttgaattaaataattataaaacttatagaagaagaaaaaaaaaatatatagaaaatgtaCCTAATTATTCTCCTACTAATTATATTAAGGATGAAATTTTTGATGATCAAATCTCAGATTATATGTCTGATGAGCatgaaaaaattgataatGTTTTAGCATCCCTTCCTCTAAAATgtgaatttttatataaatcaaaaataacaaaGTTTTCACGTGAATATGAAACGTTACAAATATTAAAGCATCCAAAGAAATGGGTCGACTATTAA
- a CDS encoding inner membrane complex protein 1b, putative, which yields MKIDKNKSASISNHDNEMPNMEKLYDQLSFPKFEDESNSSLKYSEIDKISSLNKTIQSSIYSNNTNNSYANTPKSGTRIMNKPNVHIVEKIKEVPTYIVKNQTRIIDVPEVRFVNKIEHDTVNVIEKLKYVPKDVTKYNIIKKPVIKNIVKEKKMDVLHIQEKISFRDQEVVEEVYNYVDKDGNQIKDHNDIMTMDYIQSNENESNRKTDCPVYSSLNCCNNTSAYIENSNNICSMVCNNKDENTNIIEKSKRENLPYDVDLNMLPPLLEPFGPQIKTEENKIFENVFVPKVEKVVEVQKKIDIPINLPVPYIVPKPKIIDVDIPVFKFNDKYVPVPVRQKIIPKVTWSDKVYKVDCIIEKPYLVYHDIIKFVPTDTKINVREYPKGINKINPEELYEADNLALWMRVNADLKEEKDNLKKSAQPDIILDHICECSDCETCEHISNSELNISHDLSNIKSSPNNFSDTIPLHQDHPLEMVHLQNKWMKQDTTKMPELYNEQFMNAHRNAFFNLTSKIPREAKVEMKTISQLKTNT from the coding sequence atgaagatagacaaaaataaaagtgcAAGCATTTCAAACCATGACAATGAAATGCCCAATATGGAAAAACTATATGATCAATTAAGCTTTCCAAAATTTGAAGATGAGTCAAATTCATCATTAAAATATTCCGAAATTGATAAAATATCATCATTAAATAAAACTATTCAGTCATCTATATACAGTAATAATACTAACAATAGTTATGCAAATACTCCGAAAAGTGGGACTAGAATTATGAATAAACCCAATGTTCATATagttgaaaaaataaaggaaGTACCGACTTATATTGTTAAAAATCAAACAAGAATAATTGACGTTCCAGAGGTGAGATTTGTAAATAAGATTGAGCACGACACTGTCAATGTTATTGAAAAATTGAAATATGTTCCTAAAGATGTTactaaatataatattattaaaaagccagtgataaaaaatatagtcaaagaaaaaaaaatggacgTTTTACATATACAGGAAAAAATAAGTTTTAGAGATCAAGAAGTTGTAGAAGAAGTTTATAATTATGTTGATAAAGATGGAAATCAAATTAAAGACCACAACGATATAATGACTATGGATTATATTCAatcaaatgaaaatgaatcTAATAGAAAAACAGATTGTCCAGTATATTCTTCCTTAAACTGTTGTAACAATACAAGTGCTTATATTGAAAATAGTAACAACATTTGTAGTATGGTATGTAATAATAAGGatgaaaatacaaatattataGAAAAATCCAAAAGGGAAAACTTACCATATGATGTAGATCTTAATATGCTACCTCCACTTTTAGAACCTTTTGGTCCACAAATAAAAACAGaagaaaacaaaatatttgaaaatgtATTTGTCCCCAAAGTTGAAAAAGTTGTTGaagtacaaaaaaaaattgatatacCTATAAATTTACCAGTGCCATATATAGTTCCAAAACCCAAAATTATAGATGTTGATATTCcagtttttaaatttaatgataAATATGTACCTGTTCCAGTTcgtcaaaaaataataccaaAGGTTACATGGAGTGATAAAGTTTATAAAGTAGAttgtataatagaaaaaccATACTTAGTATATcatgatataataaaatttgtacCAACTGacacaaaaataaatgttagAGAATATCCAAaaggaataaataaaataaacccTGAAGAGTTATATGAAGCAGATAATTTAGCATTATGGATGAGAGTTAATGCTGAtttaaaagaagaaaaagataatttaaaaaaaagcgCACAACCTGATATTATACTAGATCATATATGTGAATGTTCTGATTGTGAAACATGTGAACATATCTCCAATTCCGAATTAAATATTTCACATGATTTATCTAATATTAAATCTAGTCCTAACAATTTTTCTGATACTATACCATTACATCAAGACCACCCCCTTGAAATGGTGCATTTACAAAACAAATGGATGAAACAAGATACTACAAAAATGCCAGAATTATATAATGAGCAATTTATGAATGCACATAGAAATGCATTTTTCAATTTAACTTCTAAAATTCCTCGTGAGGCTAAAGTAGAAATGAAAACAATTTCGCAATTGAAAacaaatacataa
- a CDS encoding heptatricopeptide repeat-containing protein, putative, with protein MFFFINKRLVNIRRNYHSSSANINVVTNKEINRKKKQQIWMKKINAKEIPRKKYGNKLGTVAKQLYLSPDLKGNPINGNIYDQRDKIKLDNYDFRDLLGENIDNVGNNNNIDSKNSVEIRSEKMLSYENSKLQWDEICDELKYHLPFLQPYSISMALNYLSKINYNEYDIFKLVAEQIDERWLKNFNIKDLCQLLLSYSRINSKFYTFINLISKELLYKICYSDFEDLSLIAYAYTKLRMYDFEVFLHICNEAKYKIKNEIKNSQLKKGDNVSENDKFKINQNNTTDVYKYGVNCEGEENKILNINKNKFDIEYNNKNDEKKKFNKTRTSNKSSLIKSDIEINQIDMSDDKKYSYLCLLVYCLGKNKHHDNILLNLIVEYINFKNVNNIDLSNLAYGFSIFNIYNDYLYKNLCKKIYEDLNKIESLQKMIIMGYFLKYPEYKMLDLYYIFLKNINDEIKESKKKIYKQVVFLNMCINSFSCEKFLNIIFNSLNKEYCENDKVKKLFFLYNFLISYVDYFMKNKNIDSRDYPKILTILFKIVYFDGTKISNNIEPKDGNISEITQEKYIFLENYKKHVNIHKATFLVNITLDNIIKEINKLHKYDLNDVKNLLNIFIQKKDINNEYNFVEKTKLILSSF; from the coding sequence atgtttttttttataaataaacgATTGGTAAATATTCGAAGAAATTATCATAGCAGTTCTGCCAACATAAATGTGGtaacaaataaagaaataaatagaaaaaaaaaacaacaaattTGGATGAAGAAGATAAATGCAAAGGAAATACcacgaaaaaaatatggaaacaAATTAGGAACAGTAGCaaaacaattatatttatcaccAGATTTAAAGGGCAATCCTATAAATGGTAATATTTATGACCAAcgtgataaaataaaattggaTAATTATGATTTTCGAGATCTTTTAGGAGAGAACATTGACAATGTTGGGAATAATAACAACATTGATAGTAAGAATAGTGTTGAAATAAGATCAGAAAAAATGTTGAGTTATGAAAATTCTAAATTACAATGGGACGAAATATGTGATGAATTAAAATATCACTTACCTTTTTTACAACCATATAGTATTAGCATGgcattaaattatttatcaaaaataaattataatgaatatgatatttttaaattagtAGCAGAACAAATAGATGAAAGATggttaaaaaattttaatataaaagatTTGTGTCAATTATTATTGTCTTATTCTAGAATTAATTCAAAATTTTATACATTCATAAACTTAATAAGTAAGGAAttgttatataaaatatgttactCTGATTTTGAAGATTTATCATTAATAGCTTATGCATATACAAAACTAAGGATGTATGATTTTGAAGTGTTTCTTCATATATGTAACGAAgcgaaatataaaattaaaaatgaaattaaaaacagTCAGTTAAAAAAGGGGGATAATGTAAGTGAAAATGACAAGTTCAAAATTAACCAAAATAACACAACTGATGTTTATAAGTATGGTGTAAATTGTGAAggtgaagaaaataaaattttaaatattaataaaaataaatttgacattgaatataataataagaatgatgaaaaaaagaaatttaataaaacaagAACTAGTAATAAATCATCTTTAATAAAAAGTGATATTGAAATAAATCAAATTGATATGTCAGATGATAAGAAATATTCTTATTTGTGTCTTTTGGTTTATTGTTTAGGGAAAAATAAACAtcatgataatatattattaaatttaatagtagaatatataaattttaaaaatgtaaataatatagatttGAGTAATTTGGCATATGGCTTTTCTATAttcaatatttataatgattatttatataaaaatttatgtaaaaaaatatatgaagatttgaataaaattgaatcattacaaaaaatgattattatgggatattttttaaaatatccagaatataaaatgttggatttatattatatttttttaaaaaatataaatgatgaaattAAAGAatctaagaaaaaaatatataaacaagtTGTATTTTTAAACATGTGTATAAATAGTTTTTCATGtgaaaaatttttaaatattatattcaattcattaaataaagaatattgtgaaaatgataaagtaaaaaaattattttttttatataattttttaatatcctATGTAgattattttatgaaaaataaaaatatagactCTCGAGATTATCCTAAAATTCTGACTATTCTATTTAAAATTGTGTATTTTGATGGCACCAAAATTAGTAACAATATTGAACCCAAAGATGGTAATATATCAGAAATTACtcaagaaaaatatatttttttagaaaattataagaaGCATGTAAACATACATAAAGCAACCTTTTTAGTAAATATCACTTTggataatattataaaagaaattaaCAAACTTCATAAATATGATTTGAATGatgttaaaaatttattaaatatttttatacaaaaaaaagatataaataacgAATATAATTTTGTGGAAAAAACTAAActtattttatcatcattttag
- a CDS encoding OTU domain-containing protein, putative, translating into MNEELKKINYNEYKRRLKKLSEELTKERKKKTIHKDKQNENILKLEEELKKLNELYNGKNNDNNTIIEQNNYNDNIIPDNLYSYNVVSKKSLKNKAKMKKKEMEEELNEQSRSKIGQEEYNQLLDILKIKNQTIYSIPPDGNCLYESIIHQLKQRIKNFKFSKNNFLQIMNQDNFSLNIIDLKNYQQNKNIFDFSIFESFDPNHLTSDILRFLTSVYILQNYDLFINFIYKYAEQDNNDPCYNYCQQIMNGIYGSEIEITALSNILKKKITVQDINMSISYGENYDEELFICFHHNLYTLGKHYNSVIDL; encoded by the exons ATGAATGAGGagttaaagaaaataaattataatgaatacaAAAGAAgactaaaaaaattatcagaAGAATTAacaaaagaaagaaaaaaaaaaacaattcataaggataaacaaaatgaaaatatattaaaactaGAAGAGgaactaaaaaaattgaatgaATTATacaatggaaaaaataatgataataatacaataatagaacaaaataattacaatgataatattatccctgataatttatattcatataatgttgtttcaaaaaaatctttaaaaaataaagcaaaaatgaaaaaaaaagaaatggaAGAAGAGTTAAATGAACAATCAAGAAGTAAAATTGGACAAGAAGAATATAATCAATTATtagatattttaaaaattaaaaatcaAACAATTTATTCTATACCACCAGATGGTAATTGTTTATATGAATCTATTATACATCAACTTAAAcaaagaattaaaaatttcaaattttcgaaaaataattttttacaaattatGAATCAAGAcaatttttcattaaatattatagatttaaaaaactatcaacaaaataaaaatatttttgatttttctatttttgaAAGTTTTGATCCAAATCATTTAACTAGTGACATACTAAGATTTCTTACTtcagtatatatattacaaaattatgatttatttattaattttatttataaatatgcagAACAAGATAATAAtg ATCCATGCTATAATTATTGCCAACAAATTATGAATGGAATATATGg GAGTGAAATTGAAATAACAGCTTTGTCAAATattttgaagaaaaaaattacagtacaagatataaatatgagcatatcatat GGGGAAAATTATGACGaagaattatttatatgtttccATCACAATTTATATACACTGG GCAAGCACTACAACTCTGTTATAGATTTAtga
- a CDS encoding phosphatidylinositol N-acetylglucosaminyltransferase subunit H, putative produces MNSEIRKIVHTYGIEYICEKREKKNIILFIIITFSLYYIYYLYLGYKKGIFIINEVQIFILFFYILLIITYLNNYSIEKLFLINNVGIQIEKSSWLQHSLKFICISDVKRIFINEVIYIFEICPKLCIVLKNTKSLVIFEDYQLGIKNLIMIYRDMKSVIFDEDNLELKNIKVMDVENKNIEIVKKDDEIYKEQNSSSLNNTCNLSDIYVNSDNIYKFIKSNSFEKCMIKNKTNQNKITKTFDIHISKKLAIEIMNS; encoded by the exons atgaatagtgAAATAAGGAAAATTGTGCATACATATGGAATTGAATATATATGcgaaaaaagggaaaaaaaaaatattattttatttataataataacattttctctatattatatatactacTTATATTTG gGATACAAAAAAggcatttttattattaacgaagttcaaatatttattttgtttttctatatattgttaatcataacatatttaaacAATTATAGTATTg aaaaattatttttaataaataatgttgGTATACAAATTGAGAAAAGTAGTTGGCTGCAACATTCgttaaaatttatttgcaTAAGCGATGTGAaaagaatttttattaatgaa gtgatatatatttttgaaatatgCCCAAAATTATGCATTGTCcttaaaaatacaaaatctCTAGTTATTTTCGAG gaTTATCAGCTAGGAATTAAGAACTTGATTATGATATATAGAGACATGAAAAGTGTTATTTTTGATGAAGATAAtttagaattaaaaaatattaaagttATGGatgtagaaaataaaaatattgagatagtaaaaaaagatgatgaaatatataaagaacAAAATAGTTCCTCATTAAATAATACATGTAATTTGAGCGATATTTATGTAAATagtgataatatttataaatttattaagtCAAACAGTTTTGAAAAATGtatgattaaaaataaaactaatcaaaataaaataacgaAGACATTTGATATACATATTAGTAAAAAATTAGCTATTGAAATTATGAATAGCTga